The Fusobacterium sp. DD2 DNA segment AGGAGAGGAAATCTATTTAAACCCAGAATTAGGATTTAAAGAGAATCATACCTCTAATATAGTAGAAAATTATGTAAAAAAATATCTTCCTCAGGTAAAGATTGAAAAATTTGCTCAAACAGGAATTAAATTCAATCTCCCAGGAGAAAGAAAGGACATCAATGTAGCAGTTATTGCAGAACTTGATGGAGTCTTTGCCCCTAGTCACTTCCATGCAGACTGTAAAACTGGAGCAGCTCACAACTGTGGTCACCACACTCAAGTTGCAATTATGCTTCATCTTTTTAGATCTCTTGTTGAAAATGAAGAGTATAAGAATCTTGATTTCTCAATAGGATTTATTTTTGTCCCTGCTGAAGAGTATTTAGACCTGGATTACAGAAAAAAATTAAAAGAAGATGGAGTTATCACATACTTTGGCGGAAAAGCAGAAGGTATGAAAGATGGCATCTTTGATGAGTATGATTTTGGAATCTGTGTCCATGCTATGGGAGGAGTATTCCCACAAAGAAGTATAGAGGTAAACTGTGATTTAGCTGGATTTATGTATAAAAATTATAAATTTAAGGGAAAGGCAGCTCATGCTGGATTTGCACCATCAGCAGGAGTTAATGCATACAGCATCTCAACTCTTTTTAATGTTGCCCTTGGTATGTATAGACAGCAGATTGATGAAAAATATTTAGTTAGAATAAATCCTGTTGTTCTTCACTCTAATATGGGAGTAAATGTAATTCCAAATGAAATAACTGTTGGAACAGATATAAGAGCTCACTCTGCTGAATATATGATAAAACTTGCAAATCAGCTTGATAATATGGCAAAAGGATCTGCAATGGCTCTTGGTGGAGAGGTTGAAATTGAAACAAATATGGGATATCTGCCATTTATTCAATCAAGATATCTGTCAACATTTGTAAAATCAGCTTATGAAAAATTTGAAGAAATAAAATTCTGTAGAGATGAAACACCTATCAGTGCAGCAGGTGATATTGGAGACCTTTCATATATTATTCCATCTATTCAGATTGGTTATAGTGGATTTAAAGGAACTATCCATGGAGACGATTTTATCCACGAAGACAATGAGTATATCTTCTCTATATTCCCACAATTTCTAATGAGTGTATTAAAAGAGATGAGTGGAAAAATTGATAAATCACAACTTTATAAAAAAAGTTATGAAGAGTATAAAAAAACTATAGATATCTTAGGAGGAAACGATGAAAAATAAGAATCTGCCTTACCTTATTATCTTCTCTGTAATAGTTATATTTGCAGCTGAGATGATAGGATTTAGAGCTATCACTTTTGGAAAATTCAAAATTGGACTTTTGCCTTTACTATTTGCACTTATCATCACTATGGTTCTTGCAATTAAATGCTTCAGAAAAGGGATATTAAAAAAGATTTATGCTGAGGAAAATGTAAATTTTGCTGGAAAATATCTGATTATTATAATGCTGCCACTTATGGCTAAATATGGTGCTGACGTTGCTCCAAAACTTAAGGATATCCTTTCAATAGGTTGGATCTTCCTTATTCAGGAGCTTGGAAATGTTGGAACAGTTGTAATAGGGCTTCCTGTTGCTATTGCAATTGGACTGAGAAGAGAGGCTATTGGGTCAACTCTTGGTCTTGGAAGAGAGGGAGAGCTTGCATATATCTCTGAAAAATACACTTTAAACTCAGATGAAGGACGTGGAGTTCTTTCAATGTATATCTTTGGTACTCTGTTTGGAGCTATTTTCTTCAGTGTTGCTGCTCCAATATTCTTAGAACTTGGTTACAGAATAGAGGCTCTTGCTATAGCTTCAGGAATGGGTTCTGCAAGTATGATGACTGCTGCAAGTTCATCTCTTGCTGCTGTATTCCCTGAGAAAGCTGAAACAATTAGAGCTTATGCTGCTGCAAGTCAGCTCCTTACAAGTTTTATAGGAACATTTACAATGGTCTTTGTAGCAGTACCTCTTCAAAGATTTATGTATAGAAAATTAACTGGAGGTAAAAAGAATGACTAAGAATATAACTGAAAACTACTATGTTAAAAATATACTTATTCTTATCCTGAGCCTTTCTCTTATATTGTTTACTCAATGGATAAAGGTGATGAAATATGGTGAAAGAGGTCCTAAAATCACTGGTTATACAATAGCTGGACTGTTTATTCTTGGACTATTTGCTGTAATTGGAATTGCTATTCAAAGATTTATGCAACGTTGCCCTGTAAAATTTATAAGAGATTTCCCTATCCTTGGATGGGTATCAATTACATCTCTTATATTCTGCATGATGAGCAACGAAGTGGTAAAAGCTATAAATGGTGTGGATTTTCTATCTATCACAACTCCTATTCTTACATATGCTGGAATCTCAGTTGCAAATAAGTTAGGGGTACTTAGAAGTTTGTCTTGGAAAATTGCAATTACAGGAATATTTGTCTTTATAGGAACATATCTTGGTTCTGCAACTTTAGCTCAAATAGGACTTTTCCTTGCAAATAAATAATCCTTTAATCTTCTAAAAATTGAGATTTTCATAACAATTTTTATAAAAAACATGATTTTTTTTTGAAAATTTCTTGATTTTTTTGTCAACTTAGTATATTATAAAGAAAATTTATATAACTTTTAAACAGGAGGGAACAGATGTCACTAGTATCTAACTTAGTCATAATTATTAGTATAATAGCTATATTGATTATAATAATATCTATAATCAATACTTTTTCGCATACTAATAAATCTTATGTTAGGTATAAACTGATTTCGTCCTTCAATGAATAAAAAATTTGAGAAATAATCTTAAATATAATTCTTGTGATAGATTAAACAGCCTAACTAGGCTGTTTTTTTTTATAAATTTTATTAAAATCTTGGAGAGTGATAATTATGTTTTTTTTCAATCGTTTGAGCAACATTATGGGAAAGTATTTTGTTCTTCTTATCTTAACTATGGCAATCATAGCTATGGTATTTCCAGCTCCTTTCTTATTAGCTTTAAAAGTAAAGGTATTTAGTCAATCACTTATTACTATAGGATTGGGAATAATCATGTTTATTATGGGAATTACTCTTAAAAAAGAGGATTTACAAATTGTTTTCACAAGACCTAAAGATATTCTGATTGGGTGTGTAGCACAATTTACAATTATGCCATTAGTAGCATATTTCCTTGCAAAAGCATTTAATCTGCCTCCTGCTTTAGCTGTTGGGCTTATCCTACTTGGAACTTGCCCTGGAGGAACTGCAAGCAATGTAATGACATATTTAGCTAAAGGAGATATCGCTATTTCAATAGGAATGACAACTGTATCTACTCTTCTTGCTCCACTATTAACTCCAGCACTTACCTATGCTTTAGCAGGACAATGGGTTGAAATTAATGTTTTAAAAATGGTTTTCGACATTGTAAAAATAGTAATTATCCCTATTACTTCAGGAATTTTATTGAGACATTTTTTTGAGTCACATATTGAAAAATATAAAAATATTCTAGTTATAGTACCTATCATCACTATCGTCATGATTATGGGACTTTGTGTAGCTCCAAATAAACTTAATCTATTAAATGCAAGTATTTCTCTTATTTTAGCTGTATGTTTTCATAACTGGATTGGATTTGGACTTGGATATTTAGTCGGAGCATTAACAAATATGAATAACGAAAAGAAAAAAGCTCTATCTATAGAGGTTGGTCTTCAAAACTCAGGTCTGGCTTTAGGATTAGCTACACAATTTACTAATCCTCTTACAGTACTTCCAGCAACTCTTGCCACTGTTATTCATCAATTATCAGGTTCTATTTTGGCAAGTATGTTTGCTAAAGGTTTTGCACTGACGAAGAAAGAAAAAGCACAAGTTGAACTGTAAAGGAGGAGAAGTTTTATGAAAAATGTATTTTTACCTAATTATAGTATCGGAGAAGATATTTACTCAGAAGTACCTAAGATAGCTTCATCTTATGGTAAAAAGATAGTCTTTATCGGTGGAAAAACCGCTTTAGAAAAAGCTGCACATCTTGTAAAAGAAGAGGTTGAAAAAGTAGGTTTTAAAGTTCTTGATATCTTATGGTATGGTGGAGAAGCTGCTTATGAAAATGTAGATATGTTAAAAGAAAATACAAATGTCCAAGAGGCTGATATTATCTTTTCTTTTGGTGGGGGAAAAGCCCTTGATACTTGTAAAATTTTAACTGGCCAATTGAATAAAACTCTTTTTGCTTTCCCAACTATTGCCTCTACATGTGCAAGCATTACTGGTGTTTGTGCTGTGTATAAACCTGATGGTATATTTCATGGACTATATTGGAGAGGAAAACCTGCTGAACATACTTTCATTAATACTAAAATTATTTCTGAAGCTCCTCAAAAATATTTGTGGGCAGGAATTGGTGATACTTTAGCTAAAGGATTCGAACCTGAGTTCTCAGCACGGGGAAAACAACTTGATTATTACAACTCTCTAGGAGTAAAAATGTCTATGCTTTGTTATAATCCTTTAGTTACATACGGTGAGGAAGCACTTGAAGATTGTAAAAATAATAAAGTTTCTTCCGCTTTGGAAGAAGTAATATTGTCAATAATTGTAAATACAGGACTTGTTTCAAATCATGTTATTAACGATTACAACAGCTGTGTTGCCCATGCAATATGTTATGGATTTACTACATTACCTAAAGTTGAACACAACCATTTACATGGAGAAATAGTATCTTATGGAGTCCTTGTTCAGCTTATGTTAGATGGTAAATATGAGACTATTGATGAACTGCTTCCATTTTATAAGAAAATCAATTTACCAACTTCTTATAAGTGGTTTGGAGTTGATAGCAATGATATTAAACAGGTTGTTACAAAAGCTGTTTCTGTAAATGATGTTAAAGTGGCTGCTTTTACAATTACAGAAGAGAACTTAACAGCTGCAATAAATAATTTAGAAAAATATGTACCTAATAAATAATACTTAGGAGGAAATATAATGATTAATACAACAAAAATTTGGATGAACGGAAAATTAGTTAAACATGATGAGGCAAATATTCATGTATTATCTCATGTAGTTCACTATGGAACATCTTTTTTTGAAGGAATTAGACTATATAATACAGAAGAAGGTCCAGCTATTTTTAGACTTGACGAACATATCAAGAGATTATTTAATTCTGCAAAAATATATAGAACATCTATTCCATTTACAGAGGAACAAATAAAAAAAGCTATAATTGAAACAGTTAATGCAAATAATTTAACACAGGGATATATTCGTCCAATTGTTTATAGAGGATATTTTGAGTTGGGAGTAAATCCAGCTAACTGTCCAATTGATGTTGCTATTGCTGCATGGTCATGGGGAGCTTATTTAGGTCAGGAAGCTTTGACTAAAGGAATTCGTGTTCAAGTGTCATCTTGGAGAAGACCTGCTCCTAATACTCTGCCTTCTCTTGCAAAAGCTGGTGGAAATTATCTTAGTTCTCAACTTATTAAAATGGAAGCACTTGAAAATGGTTATGAAGAAGGGATTGCTCTTGATTATCTAGGCAATGTCAGTGAAGGGAGCGGAGAAAACCTATTTGTAGTCTTAAATGGAAAGATAATTACCCCTGGACACGG contains these protein-coding regions:
- a CDS encoding M20/M25/M40 family metallo-hydrolase yields the protein MEKFKEIFSIGEEIYLNPELGFKENHTSNIVENYVKKYLPQVKIEKFAQTGIKFNLPGERKDINVAVIAELDGVFAPSHFHADCKTGAAHNCGHHTQVAIMLHLFRSLVENEEYKNLDFSIGFIFVPAEEYLDLDYRKKLKEDGVITYFGGKAEGMKDGIFDEYDFGICVHAMGGVFPQRSIEVNCDLAGFMYKNYKFKGKAAHAGFAPSAGVNAYSISTLFNVALGMYRQQIDEKYLVRINPVVLHSNMGVNVIPNEITVGTDIRAHSAEYMIKLANQLDNMAKGSAMALGGEVEIETNMGYLPFIQSRYLSTFVKSAYEKFEEIKFCRDETPISAAGDIGDLSYIIPSIQIGYSGFKGTIHGDDFIHEDNEYIFSIFPQFLMSVLKEMSGKIDKSQLYKKSYEEYKKTIDILGGNDEK
- a CDS encoding DUF3100 domain-containing protein translates to MKNKNLPYLIIFSVIVIFAAEMIGFRAITFGKFKIGLLPLLFALIITMVLAIKCFRKGILKKIYAEENVNFAGKYLIIIMLPLMAKYGADVAPKLKDILSIGWIFLIQELGNVGTVVIGLPVAIAIGLRREAIGSTLGLGREGELAYISEKYTLNSDEGRGVLSMYIFGTLFGAIFFSVAAPIFLELGYRIEALAIASGMGSASMMTAASSSLAAVFPEKAETIRAYAAASQLLTSFIGTFTMVFVAVPLQRFMYRKLTGGKKND
- a CDS encoding bile acid:sodium symporter family protein; this encodes MGKYFVLLILTMAIIAMVFPAPFLLALKVKVFSQSLITIGLGIIMFIMGITLKKEDLQIVFTRPKDILIGCVAQFTIMPLVAYFLAKAFNLPPALAVGLILLGTCPGGTASNVMTYLAKGDIAISIGMTTVSTLLAPLLTPALTYALAGQWVEINVLKMVFDIVKIVIIPITSGILLRHFFESHIEKYKNILVIVPIITIVMIMGLCVAPNKLNLLNASISLILAVCFHNWIGFGLGYLVGALTNMNNEKKKALSIEVGLQNSGLALGLATQFTNPLTVLPATLATVIHQLSGSILASMFAKGFALTKKEKAQVEL
- a CDS encoding iron-containing alcohol dehydrogenase family protein, producing MKNVFLPNYSIGEDIYSEVPKIASSYGKKIVFIGGKTALEKAAHLVKEEVEKVGFKVLDILWYGGEAAYENVDMLKENTNVQEADIIFSFGGGKALDTCKILTGQLNKTLFAFPTIASTCASITGVCAVYKPDGIFHGLYWRGKPAEHTFINTKIISEAPQKYLWAGIGDTLAKGFEPEFSARGKQLDYYNSLGVKMSMLCYNPLVTYGEEALEDCKNNKVSSALEEVILSIIVNTGLVSNHVINDYNSCVAHAICYGFTTLPKVEHNHLHGEIVSYGVLVQLMLDGKYETIDELLPFYKKINLPTSYKWFGVDSNDIKQVVTKAVSVNDVKVAAFTITEENLTAAINNLEKYVPNK
- a CDS encoding branched-chain amino acid transaminase is translated as MINTTKIWMNGKLVKHDEANIHVLSHVVHYGTSFFEGIRLYNTEEGPAIFRLDEHIKRLFNSAKIYRTSIPFTEEQIKKAIIETVNANNLTQGYIRPIVYRGYFELGVNPANCPIDVAIAAWSWGAYLGQEALTKGIRVQVSSWRRPAPNTLPSLAKAGGNYLSSQLIKMEALENGYEEGIALDYLGNVSEGSGENLFVVLNGKIITPGHGSSALDGITKDTVILLAKELGYEVVEQNIPRELLYTCDELFLTGTAAEITPVYSVDGIQVGNGERRITSAVQKAFFDLVTGKHKLSKEFLTYTK